One Tunturibacter gelidoferens genomic region harbors:
- the uvrA gene encoding excinuclease ABC subunit UvrA, which produces MNDQITIRGARTHNLKGIDVDIPHNALTVVSGVSGSGKSSLAFDTVYAEGQRRYVESLSAYARQFLERIEKPDVDHMDGLAPAIAIKQKNQTRNPRSTVATATEIYDYLRLLYARCGTVTCLHCGGIVKHDTVDEIVTTLFALPEGTRTYVLFPIVRAEVKLEPMQIATPEPEAEVPKSKKTATKKSSKNTKSAAPETLTLTDSLKERLTELRRRGYNRLYQSGKIVEFSTPESLLELDFTQPIFALIDRLSISPDSRARIVDAIETGYRESGEVQFHTVPSPEAVISTEPRAESRGSGETPAFSLSTSPNLRFSAAFECTTCHRAYREPEPRLFSFNNPYGACPRCQGFGNTIDFDPNLIIPDKSKTLDEGAIAPWTTTKYRPHHGEMKRAAKAAGIPTDVPWYDLTPAQQAFIEDGNSTFPGIRGFFAALERKKYKLHVRVFLSKYRGYALCPDCRGQRLRAEARAVLIAPQNGPAQNICETSALTITGAQQFFDNLQLTPAQLEVAGKILEEVRQRVHFLHQVGLDYLTLDRLSSTLSGGEAQRIQLATSLGSRLVGALYVLDEPSIGLHTRDTAKLISIMKDLRDLGNTILVVEHDPDVIRAADHLLDLGPGAGELGGHLLAAGTVAEVTADPNSITGKYLSGRLTIPIPKHRREPGREHLKLTGARIHNLRGVDIDIPLGLLCCVTGVSGSGKSTIVHQVLYRALMQALGQTEGADPAHLYRELSGTQHLNDVILVDQSPIGRTPRSNPVTYIKAFDDIRGLFSAQPDAKRKGFGPGHFSFNVPGGRCDVCEGDGTVTVEMQFLADIELPCEECNGTRYKSSILDIRYKGKNIHDVLNMTVKEALVYFAGHPKIVDKLYVLDEVGLGYVRLGQSATTLSGGEAQRVKLASHLATARSITNRSVNDTAAKARSRTLYILDEPTTGLHFDDVAKLLAAFRKLIEGGGSLLVIEHNLDVIKSADWVIDMGPEGGSGGGQIVAVGTPEEIAANPASHTGHWLARVLNLAAPKAEPELQTTA; this is translated from the coding sequence ATGAATGACCAGATCACAATCCGCGGCGCACGAACCCACAACCTCAAGGGCATCGACGTCGACATTCCGCACAACGCCCTCACCGTCGTCAGCGGCGTCAGCGGCTCCGGCAAATCCTCCCTCGCCTTCGACACCGTCTACGCCGAAGGCCAGCGCCGCTACGTCGAATCGCTCTCTGCCTACGCTCGCCAGTTCCTCGAGCGGATCGAAAAACCCGACGTCGACCACATGGACGGCCTCGCCCCCGCCATCGCCATCAAGCAAAAAAACCAGACCCGCAACCCACGCTCCACCGTCGCCACCGCAACGGAAATCTACGACTACCTCCGACTCCTCTACGCCCGCTGCGGCACCGTCACCTGCCTCCACTGCGGCGGCATCGTCAAACACGACACCGTAGACGAAATCGTCACCACCCTCTTCGCTCTCCCCGAAGGCACCCGCACCTACGTCCTCTTCCCCATCGTCCGCGCCGAGGTCAAACTCGAGCCCATGCAGATTGCAACCCCGGAGCCAGAAGCCGAAGTCCCCAAATCAAAGAAGACCGCAACAAAAAAATCTTCAAAAAACACAAAATCCGCAGCACCCGAGACCCTCACTCTCACCGACAGCCTCAAAGAGCGCCTCACCGAACTCCGTCGCCGCGGCTACAACCGCCTCTACCAGTCCGGCAAAATAGTAGAGTTCTCCACCCCCGAATCCCTCCTCGAACTCGACTTCACCCAACCCATCTTCGCTCTCATCGATCGCCTCTCCATCAGCCCCGACAGTCGCGCCCGCATCGTAGACGCCATCGAGACCGGCTACCGCGAATCCGGCGAAGTCCAGTTCCACACCGTTCCTTCCCCTGAAGCCGTCATCTCGACCGAACCCCGAGCGGAGTCGAGGGGGAGTGGAGAGACCCCCGCATTTTCGCTGAGCACCTCACCCAACCTCCGTTTCTCCGCCGCGTTCGAATGCACCACCTGCCACCGCGCCTATCGCGAGCCCGAGCCGCGCCTCTTCTCCTTCAACAATCCCTACGGCGCCTGCCCCCGCTGCCAGGGCTTCGGCAACACCATCGACTTCGACCCCAACCTCATCATCCCCGACAAATCCAAGACCCTCGACGAAGGCGCCATCGCCCCCTGGACCACCACCAAATATCGCCCGCACCACGGCGAGATGAAGCGCGCTGCCAAAGCCGCCGGCATCCCCACCGACGTCCCCTGGTACGACCTCACTCCCGCACAGCAAGCCTTCATCGAAGACGGCAACAGCACCTTCCCCGGGATTCGCGGCTTCTTCGCCGCGCTCGAACGCAAAAAATACAAGCTCCACGTCCGCGTCTTCCTCTCCAAATATCGCGGCTACGCCCTCTGCCCCGACTGCCGCGGCCAACGCCTCCGCGCCGAAGCTCGCGCCGTCCTCATCGCGCCTCAAAATGGTCCAGCCCAGAACATCTGCGAGACCTCCGCCCTCACCATCACCGGCGCCCAGCAGTTCTTCGATAATTTGCAACTCACACCGGCACAATTAGAAGTTGCCGGCAAGATCCTCGAAGAGGTCCGGCAGCGCGTTCACTTCCTCCATCAGGTCGGCCTCGACTACCTCACCCTCGACCGCCTAAGCTCCACCCTCTCCGGCGGCGAAGCACAGCGCATTCAACTCGCAACCTCGCTAGGCTCCCGCCTAGTCGGAGCCCTCTACGTCCTCGACGAGCCCAGCATCGGCCTCCACACCCGAGACACTGCCAAGCTCATCAGCATCATGAAAGACCTTCGCGACCTCGGCAACACCATCCTCGTCGTCGAGCACGACCCCGACGTCATCCGTGCCGCCGATCACCTTCTCGACCTCGGCCCCGGCGCAGGCGAACTCGGCGGCCATCTCCTCGCCGCAGGCACCGTCGCCGAAGTCACCGCTGACCCGAACTCCATCACAGGAAAGTACCTCTCCGGCCGCCTCACCATCCCCATCCCGAAGCACCGCCGCGAACCCGGCCGCGAGCACCTCAAGCTCACCGGAGCCCGCATCCACAACCTCCGCGGCGTCGACATCGACATCCCCCTCGGCCTGCTCTGCTGCGTCACCGGCGTCAGCGGCTCCGGCAAATCCACCATCGTCCATCAAGTCCTGTACCGCGCCCTCATGCAGGCTCTCGGCCAAACCGAAGGCGCCGATCCCGCGCATCTCTACCGCGAACTCTCTGGCACCCAACACCTCAACGACGTCATCCTCGTCGACCAGTCCCCCATCGGTCGCACCCCGCGATCCAATCCGGTTACATATATCAAAGCCTTCGACGACATCCGCGGCCTCTTCAGTGCGCAGCCCGACGCCAAGCGCAAAGGTTTCGGCCCGGGCCACTTCTCCTTCAACGTCCCCGGCGGCCGCTGCGACGTCTGCGAAGGCGACGGCACCGTCACCGTCGAGATGCAGTTCCTTGCCGATATTGAACTCCCCTGCGAAGAATGCAACGGAACTCGTTACAAATCCAGCATCCTCGACATCCGCTACAAAGGCAAAAACATCCACGACGTTCTCAACATGACCGTCAAAGAAGCTCTTGTTTACTTTGCAGGCCATCCAAAGATCGTCGACAAGCTCTACGTCCTCGACGAAGTCGGTCTCGGGTACGTCCGTCTCGGCCAGTCCGCCACCACGCTCTCAGGCGGCGAAGCCCAGCGCGTCAAGCTAGCCTCGCACCTCGCCACCGCTCGCTCCATCACCAATCGCAGCGTCAACGACACCGCCGCCAAAGCACGCAGCCGCACCCTCTACATCCTCGACGAGCCAACCACCGGCCTCCACTTCGACGACGTAGCCAAACTCCTCGCCGCCTTCCGAAAACTCATCGAAGGCGGAGGCTCCCTCCTCGTCATCGAGCACAACCTCGACGTCATCAAATCCGCCGACTGGGTCATCGACATGGGCCCCGAGGGCGGCAGCGGAGGCGGCCAGATCGTCGCCGTAGGCACCCCCGAAGAGATCGCCGCCAACCCCGCCTCCCACACCGGCCACTGGCTCGCCCGCGTCCTCAACCTCGCCGCCCCGAAAGCCGAACCAGAACTCCAGACCACCGCGTAG
- the lspA gene encoding signal peptidase II, whose translation MSSTNKTTYETTTPAIETSRRDQRGLTLLIAAAVVLLDRITKRIVVHQLPDGQAHTVIPGIFRITDVHNTGAAFSMFAESASPSTVRNILIAFSVIAAIVLIGMLWRAGRILTLSSVALALILGGAVGNLYDRIRYSYVVDFLEVHIGSYHWPDFNVADSCIVIGACLLLIEIFRPQPSDN comes from the coding sequence ATGTCCTCAACGAACAAGACGACCTACGAAACAACAACCCCGGCCATCGAGACGAGCCGACGCGATCAGCGCGGCCTCACGCTCCTCATCGCCGCTGCGGTCGTCCTCCTCGACCGCATCACCAAGCGCATCGTCGTCCATCAACTCCCCGACGGTCAGGCCCACACCGTCATCCCGGGCATCTTCCGCATCACCGACGTCCACAATACGGGCGCGGCCTTCAGTATGTTTGCCGAATCCGCCTCCCCCTCCACCGTCCGCAACATCCTCATCGCATTCTCCGTCATCGCCGCCATCGTCCTCATCGGAATGCTCTGGCGAGCGGGACGCATCCTCACGCTCAGCTCCGTCGCCCTCGCACTCATCCTCGGCGGAGCTGTCGGCAACCTCTACGATCGCATCCGTTACAGCTACGTCGTCGACTTCCTCGAAGTCCACATCGGCAGTTATCACTGGCCCGACTTCAACGTAGCCGACAGCTGCATCGTCATCGGCGCATGTCTTCTCCTCATCGAAATCTTCCGCCCACAACCATCAGACAACTGA
- the ileS gene encoding isoleucine--tRNA ligase, which translates to MKANLPQNEPARLQAWQQSDLYAQIRAARAGQPKYILHDGPPYANGAIHLGHALNKCIKDFVVKTKTMAGFDAPYVPGWDCHGLPIEIKVDEQLGRKKLEMDPIAVRRACREYAQKYVDLQRSQFERIGVFGRWNDPYLTMSFGYEASIVETFYDFFEKKFVYKGLKPVYWCIHDRTALAEAEVEYDQHTSPSVYVRYALTSDPAVIAPSLVGIKDLYTIIWTTTPWTLPASQAVAFNPHLEYVALACDGGTYIIAQALMSSVITHCRLMSAKNPAEPASQADIVAVFTGNHLEHATFQHPFLDRSILGVTADYVTAEQGTGAVHTSPSHGVDDFYTGQRYHLPEIHYVDNAGRQRHTGTNGGGEVAQPYEDLTVFKSNPVIIELLKEKGALLSDTSFEHSYPHCWRCHNPVIVRATEQWFIGMETPMITDEGTLTTFRQRALDEIKHVVWDPAWGEERISNMIATRPDWCISRQRIWGVPIAVFLCDKCGEPLNEPSVNKSIVDLFKKDGADAWYAHEAASLLPAGTACASCHHQAFRKEMDILDVWFESGSSWHAVLDLEPELHSPADLYTEGGDQHRGWFHSSLLTSVAVRNHAPYKMVATSGWTLDEQGRAFSKSLGNGVDPVDIAKRLGAEVIRLWVASVDFREDVAASENLMQRVSDNYRKLRNTLRFLLGNIHDFNPATDAIAFANLQPLDQYILARTAELDAKIRAAYDSFEFHRAYHALNEYVNTDLSALYLDVLKDRLYTFAPNHPGRRSAQTALWRIAETLTRLIAPILSFTADEVWALLPKVENRESSVHLALFPAMSEIIPGSTRKLEEDFDHLLTLRDEVLKVLEEERTAKTISNKPSETQIVLGWLNSVAERPNPVFEQYKSILPELFGVAQVQISNAIVTEGNVEKGAFYVQAKPAAGSKCERCWRFTEDVGHQPNYPTVCLRCAEALEAIHYQPYEASPSNATEQQA; encoded by the coding sequence ATGAAGGCCAATCTGCCCCAGAACGAGCCCGCGCGCCTTCAGGCGTGGCAGCAAAGTGACTTATACGCGCAGATACGTGCCGCGCGCGCCGGCCAGCCCAAGTACATCCTCCACGACGGTCCTCCCTACGCCAACGGAGCCATTCACCTCGGTCACGCGCTCAACAAGTGCATCAAGGACTTCGTCGTCAAAACCAAGACCATGGCCGGCTTCGATGCCCCCTACGTCCCCGGCTGGGACTGCCACGGCCTCCCCATCGAAATCAAAGTCGACGAGCAGCTAGGCCGCAAAAAACTCGAGATGGATCCGATCGCCGTCCGCCGCGCCTGCCGCGAGTACGCACAAAAGTACGTAGACCTTCAGCGCAGTCAGTTCGAGCGCATCGGCGTCTTCGGCCGCTGGAACGATCCCTACCTCACCATGTCGTTCGGCTACGAAGCCAGCATCGTCGAAACCTTCTACGACTTCTTCGAGAAGAAATTCGTCTACAAAGGTCTCAAACCCGTCTACTGGTGCATCCACGACCGCACCGCGCTCGCAGAAGCCGAGGTCGAATACGACCAGCACACCTCGCCCAGCGTCTACGTCCGCTACGCCCTCACCAGCGACCCAGCTGTCATCGCCCCGTCGCTCGTTGGAATAAAAGATCTCTACACGATCATCTGGACCACCACACCCTGGACCCTTCCCGCTTCGCAAGCCGTAGCCTTCAACCCGCATCTCGAATACGTCGCTCTCGCATGCGATGGCGGCACGTACATCATCGCCCAGGCGCTCATGTCCTCGGTCATCACCCACTGCCGTCTGATGAGCGCGAAGAACCCCGCCGAGCCAGCGTCGCAGGCCGACATCGTCGCCGTCTTCACCGGCAACCATCTCGAGCACGCCACCTTCCAACACCCATTCCTCGATCGCAGCATCCTCGGCGTCACCGCCGACTACGTAACTGCCGAGCAAGGCACCGGAGCCGTTCACACCTCACCCTCCCACGGCGTAGACGACTTCTACACCGGCCAGCGCTACCACCTCCCCGAGATCCACTACGTCGACAACGCCGGAAGACAGCGTCACACCGGCACAAACGGCGGAGGCGAAGTTGCCCAACCCTACGAAGACCTCACCGTCTTCAAATCCAATCCCGTCATCATCGAACTCCTCAAAGAAAAAGGCGCCCTCCTTAGCGACACCAGCTTCGAGCACTCCTACCCGCACTGTTGGCGCTGCCACAACCCAGTCATCGTCCGAGCCACCGAGCAGTGGTTCATCGGCATGGAAACGCCAATGATCACCGACGAAGGCACCCTCACTACCTTCCGCCAGCGCGCCCTCGACGAGATCAAGCACGTCGTCTGGGATCCCGCCTGGGGCGAAGAGCGAATCTCCAACATGATCGCCACTCGACCCGACTGGTGCATCTCTCGCCAGCGCATCTGGGGCGTTCCCATCGCCGTCTTCCTGTGCGACAAGTGCGGCGAGCCGCTCAACGAACCCTCCGTCAACAAAAGCATCGTCGACCTCTTCAAAAAAGATGGTGCCGACGCCTGGTACGCTCACGAGGCCGCCAGCCTCCTCCCTGCCGGAACCGCCTGCGCAAGCTGCCACCACCAGGCGTTCCGCAAAGAGATGGATATCCTCGACGTCTGGTTTGAATCCGGCTCCAGCTGGCACGCCGTCCTCGACCTCGAACCCGAGCTCCACTCCCCCGCCGACCTCTACACCGAAGGCGGCGACCAGCACCGCGGCTGGTTCCACTCTTCCCTGCTCACCTCGGTCGCCGTCCGCAATCACGCCCCCTACAAGATGGTTGCAACCTCCGGCTGGACCCTCGACGAACAAGGCCGCGCCTTCTCCAAATCCCTCGGCAACGGCGTCGATCCCGTCGACATCGCCAAGCGTCTCGGCGCGGAAGTCATCCGCCTCTGGGTAGCCTCCGTCGACTTCCGCGAAGACGTAGCCGCCAGCGAAAACCTCATGCAGCGCGTCAGCGACAACTACCGCAAGCTGCGCAACACCCTGCGCTTCCTCCTCGGCAACATCCACGACTTCAACCCGGCGACCGACGCCATCGCCTTTGCCAACCTTCAACCGCTCGACCAATACATCCTCGCCCGCACCGCCGAGCTCGACGCCAAGATCCGCGCCGCCTACGACAGCTTCGAGTTCCATCGCGCTTATCACGCACTCAATGAGTACGTGAACACCGACCTCAGCGCGCTCTACCTCGACGTCCTCAAGGACCGCCTCTACACCTTCGCGCCCAACCACCCCGGACGCCGCAGCGCACAAACCGCTCTCTGGCGCATCGCCGAGACTCTCACCCGCCTCATCGCACCCATCCTCAGCTTCACCGCAGACGAGGTCTGGGCATTGTTGCCCAAAGTAGAAAACCGCGAGTCCAGTGTTCATCTCGCCCTCTTCCCCGCGATGTCTGAGATCATCCCTGGCAGCACCCGCAAACTAGAAGAAGACTTCGACCATCTCCTCACCCTCCGCGACGAAGTCCTCAAGGTCCTCGAAGAGGAACGCACCGCGAAGACCATCAGCAACAAACCCTCCGAGACCCAGATCGTCCTCGGCTGGCTCAACAGCGTCGCCGAGCGGCCCAACCCAGTCTTCGAGCAGTACAAATCCATCCTCCCCGAGCTCTTCGGCGTAGCGCAGGTCCAAATCTCGAACGCCATCGTCACCGAAGGCAACGTAGAAAAAGGAGCCTTCTACGTTCAGGCCAAACCAGCCGCAGGCTCGAAGTGCGAACGCTGCTGGCGCTTCACCGAAGATGTGGGCCATCAACCCAACTACCCGACCGTCTGCCTTCGCTGCGCCGAAGCCCTCGAAGCCATCCACTACCAGCCCTACGAAGCATCGCCAAGCAACGCCACGGAGCAGCAAGCCTGA
- a CDS encoding energy transducer TonB produces the protein MWSSFFANLRDAFSRSDETPLHLDSRPAENDLIIEEEGVFASLWNSVRDVFFPVKLPPLVLESKPIAVVDRMKTKQNPIAITSAVVIYGLIILLIAFLLAKKVQFAAPVRTLQVTELSVPPQAPPRAQAMGGGGGQRGPTPVTKGTPPKAADTQIVPPSKPPLVEPKIKIDPTVEMQKDIKMATSIPQIGVANSPLVGMSMGNGSGTGLGSGNGSGIGPGSGGNTGGGPRRIGGGVSAPVLIFSVEPEFSEEARKAKVAGNVLVNLWVDTNGNPSHVHVIRGVGMGLDEKAMEAVRQYKFKPAMENGRPVLVELNVEVNFQIF, from the coding sequence ATGTGGTCCTCGTTTTTCGCGAACCTGCGGGATGCTTTCAGCAGGTCGGACGAAACGCCGTTGCACCTTGATTCGAGGCCGGCCGAGAACGATCTGATTATCGAGGAAGAGGGCGTCTTTGCCTCTCTCTGGAACAGCGTGCGGGATGTGTTTTTCCCGGTAAAGCTTCCGCCGCTGGTTCTGGAATCGAAGCCGATCGCTGTTGTCGATCGGATGAAGACGAAGCAGAATCCTATTGCGATTACGTCTGCTGTCGTGATCTACGGGCTGATCATTCTGCTGATCGCGTTTCTGCTGGCGAAGAAGGTTCAGTTTGCCGCTCCTGTGAGGACGCTGCAGGTGACTGAGCTTTCGGTTCCGCCGCAGGCTCCGCCCAGGGCTCAGGCGATGGGTGGAGGCGGCGGACAGCGTGGGCCTACCCCGGTGACGAAGGGAACCCCGCCGAAGGCTGCGGATACGCAGATTGTGCCGCCGAGCAAGCCTCCGCTGGTGGAGCCGAAGATCAAGATTGACCCGACGGTGGAGATGCAGAAAGACATCAAGATGGCGACCAGCATTCCTCAGATCGGTGTGGCGAACTCGCCGCTGGTGGGGATGTCGATGGGAAATGGGAGTGGCACGGGACTCGGGTCGGGCAATGGCTCGGGGATTGGGCCGGGGTCAGGCGGCAACACCGGTGGTGGACCGAGGCGGATTGGCGGCGGTGTTTCGGCTCCGGTGCTGATCTTCTCGGTTGAGCCGGAGTTCTCTGAAGAGGCTCGGAAGGCTAAGGTTGCCGGGAATGTTCTGGTCAACCTGTGGGTCGATACGAATGGAAATCCCAGCCACGTCCACGTGATTCGCGGTGTCGGTATGGGTCTGGATGAGAAGGCGATGGAAGCGGTGAGACAGTACAAGTTCAAGCCGGCGATGGAGAACGGTAGGCCTGTTCTGGTTGAGCTGAACGTTGAGGTTAATTTCCAGATCTTCTAA
- a CDS encoding methyl-accepting chemotaxis protein, whose translation MQLQSKMFLMTGAIVATTVLSACIAHRYIDEANALSNMVTENRIPVIMSSRDIRSHFTDTVRLLESYMLFGIDANASATYRNARRKEFEQAEASLAQLHQQTSHFDLGSDAPRLIALDTDLAALKTLEEKVETLNESKTPQGSAAAYDTLQNQILPLENTLFSNITEIAQSQTRLANEEQAHLREANHFTLIILWLGTIIASLIGISVSVYLARKITYALNMVMHRADAIAAGDLSGQPLVLDTTDQTGALANAVQKMQSNLAGIIGTLAQTVSTITGSAATMGSASDQIHRRMDQQSQQTQQAATAMQEMSASIAEVSRHTQSAAETARSAAETAREGGTIVKQVLGSMHSIATAVSDTSATVGLLGDDSRRISQIVTVIDEIARKTNLLALNAAIEAARAGDQGRGFAVVAGEVRRLAESTAQATGEIASMIQGIQDRTLTAIASMESGTGTVQQGVITTNQAGEALERIIGMAERVDRMIAQIAIAASQQTAAADQSSASLHSIHSLSHENLTEMATTAAGIESLRTTAVTLEQQVERFSLSTAPDSRLVRVGNSPERHATFQHA comes from the coding sequence ATGCAACTGCAGTCGAAGATGTTCCTGATGACTGGCGCTATCGTCGCCACGACCGTTCTCAGCGCATGTATCGCTCACCGTTACATCGACGAGGCCAACGCTCTCTCGAACATGGTCACGGAGAACCGCATCCCCGTCATCATGTCCAGTCGCGACATCCGCTCCCACTTCACAGACACCGTTCGTCTGCTTGAGTCCTACATGCTCTTCGGCATCGACGCGAACGCTTCGGCTACCTACCGCAACGCCCGGCGCAAAGAGTTCGAGCAGGCCGAGGCCTCGCTGGCCCAACTCCACCAGCAGACCTCGCACTTCGACCTGGGCTCCGATGCCCCGCGGCTCATAGCCCTCGACACCGACCTCGCAGCACTCAAGACCCTCGAAGAGAAGGTCGAAACCCTGAACGAATCGAAGACCCCACAGGGCTCGGCCGCAGCCTACGACACCCTGCAGAACCAGATTCTGCCACTCGAAAACACCCTCTTCTCCAACATCACCGAGATCGCCCAGTCGCAAACCCGCCTCGCCAACGAGGAGCAGGCGCACCTCCGCGAAGCCAATCACTTCACCCTCATCATCCTCTGGCTCGGCACCATCATCGCCTCTCTCATCGGCATCTCGGTATCTGTCTATCTGGCTCGCAAGATCACCTACGCCCTGAACATGGTCATGCACCGTGCCGATGCCATCGCCGCCGGCGACCTCAGCGGACAGCCTCTGGTCCTGGACACCACCGACCAGACCGGCGCCCTCGCCAACGCCGTCCAGAAGATGCAGTCCAATCTAGCCGGCATCATCGGCACCCTCGCTCAGACCGTCTCCACCATCACCGGCAGCGCCGCCACCATGGGCTCGGCCAGCGACCAGATCCATCGCCGCATGGACCAGCAGAGTCAGCAAACCCAGCAGGCCGCCACTGCGATGCAGGAGATGTCCGCCTCCATCGCCGAGGTCTCCCGCCACACGCAGTCCGCCGCCGAAACCGCCCGCAGCGCCGCCGAGACCGCCCGCGAAGGCGGCACCATCGTCAAGCAGGTCCTCGGCAGCATGCACTCCATCGCCACCGCCGTCAGCGACACCTCCGCAACCGTCGGCCTCCTCGGCGACGACTCGCGCCGCATCTCGCAGATCGTCACCGTCATCGATGAGATCGCCCGCAAGACCAACCTCCTCGCCCTCAACGCCGCCATCGAGGCCGCGCGTGCAGGCGACCAGGGCCGCGGCTTCGCTGTAGTCGCCGGAGAGGTCCGCCGTCTCGCCGAATCCACCGCGCAGGCCACCGGCGAGATCGCCAGCATGATTCAAGGCATTCAGGACCGCACCCTCACCGCCATCGCCAGCATGGAGAGCGGCACCGGCACGGTTCAGCAGGGTGTCATCACCACCAACCAGGCAGGCGAAGCCCTCGAGCGCATCATCGGCATGGCCGAGCGTGTCGATCGCATGATCGCCCAGATCGCAATAGCCGCCTCCCAGCAGACCGCCGCAGCGGACCAGTCCAGCGCCAGCCTGCACTCCATCCACTCCCTGAGCCACGAAAATCTCACCGAGATGGCCACCACCGCAGCCGGAATCGAATCACTCCGCACCACCGCCGTCACGCTCGAGCAGCAGGTCGAGCGCTTCAGCCTCAGCACAGCCCCCGACTCAAGGTTGGTTCGCGTCGGAAACTCCCCCGAGCGTCACGCCACCTTCCAACACGCATAA
- a CDS encoding energy transducer TonB, which translates to MAIPLRYSRPLLLAGSVALCVGTAFAGDVHRAIVSRTSPAYPELARRMHVGGKVILLVSIKADGTVSGTKVESGHALLAPAAQDAVTHWRFAPNPEASESEIEVNFNIDGQ; encoded by the coding sequence TTGGCAATCCCACTTCGCTATTCGCGCCCCCTTCTTCTTGCCGGAAGCGTTGCCCTCTGCGTTGGCACTGCCTTCGCAGGCGATGTTCACCGCGCAATCGTCTCCCGCACATCCCCGGCCTACCCGGAACTGGCGCGCCGTATGCACGTCGGCGGCAAGGTCATCCTTCTCGTCTCCATCAAAGCTGACGGCACTGTTTCAGGCACCAAGGTAGAGTCAGGCCACGCTCTCCTCGCTCCCGCCGCACAAGACGCCGTAACGCACTGGCGCTTTGCTCCGAACCCGGAGGCCTCCGAATCGGAGATTGAAGTGAACTTCAACATCGACGGACAGTAG
- a CDS encoding class IV adenylate cyclase translates to MQNSEIELKFPVPDPEALQTRLSQLGFHLVTPRTFEHNTLYDTPNRDLRARKQILRLRKYGTLCTVTHKRLPDQQDPVDTTRYKIRVETETIVAECEAMAEIFKQMGYLPAFIYEKYRTEWSHSAGLDPNTLAHLVIDETPIGTYAELEGPTAWIDQTLAALNIDPATCLTDSYGKLFLDWKQRTASPAEHLTFAEITSPVLSLR, encoded by the coding sequence ATGCAGAACTCTGAGATCGAACTAAAGTTTCCCGTCCCTGATCCAGAAGCTCTCCAGACCCGCCTCTCCCAACTTGGCTTTCATCTCGTCACCCCACGCACCTTCGAGCACAACACCCTCTACGACACTCCCAACCGCGACCTTCGCGCCCGCAAACAGATCCTCCGCCTCCGCAAGTACGGCACTCTCTGCACCGTCACTCACAAGCGTCTCCCCGACCAGCAGGACCCCGTCGACACCACCCGCTACAAGATTCGCGTCGAGACCGAAACCATCGTGGCCGAATGCGAGGCCATGGCCGAAATCTTCAAGCAGATGGGCTACCTTCCAGCCTTCATCTACGAAAAGTACCGCACCGAGTGGTCGCACTCCGCAGGCCTCGACCCCAACACTCTTGCCCATCTCGTCATCGACGAGACCCCCATCGGCACCTACGCCGAACTCGAGGGCCCCACCGCGTGGATCGACCAGACCCTCGCCGCACTCAACATAGACCCGGCCACCTGCCTCACCGACAGCTACGGCAAGCTCTTCCTCGACTGGAAACAGCGCACCGCCAGCCCCGCCGAACACCTCACCTTCGCCGAAATCACCTCTCCCGTACTCTCCCTCCGCTAA